In Armatimonadota bacterium, one genomic interval encodes:
- the ribD gene encoding bifunctional diaminohydroxyphosphoribosylaminopyrimidine deaminase/5-amino-6-(5-phosphoribosylamino)uracil reductase RibD codes for MPASIRPEEAMRRAIRLSRRGFPAPNPHVGCVLVRGGAIVGEGWHDYAGGHHAEVVALQQAGERAIGATAYVTLEPCHHTGRTGPCTEALREAGVVAVRFACPDPNPRAAGGSSWLRSQGIEVEGGICEQEAARENTGWLRAMRLGRPFVTLKAACSLDGRIATASGESQWITGPAARRMGHRLRAEMGAVLVGRRTAELDQPRLTARIKGVHNQPLRVLLDPKGKVPEDAPLFREPGEAIRFVATGSARTPFDVEAPLLDGSLDLQALLAHLWNRGITGLLVEGGAVTAGSFLKAGLADRIDLFVAPIVLGDGPSWVEGPSVDRLSEAPRFDRTFARDVGGDLWVRYERDG; via the coding sequence ATGCCCGCAAGCATTCGCCCTGAAGAAGCCATGCGCCGGGCGATTCGGCTATCGCGGCGTGGATTTCCGGCGCCCAACCCCCATGTGGGGTGTGTGCTGGTGCGCGGCGGGGCCATCGTGGGCGAGGGTTGGCACGACTATGCGGGAGGACACCACGCGGAGGTCGTGGCGCTTCAACAAGCCGGTGAAAGGGCCATTGGGGCGACGGCTTACGTCACCTTGGAGCCCTGCCACCACACCGGAAGAACGGGGCCCTGTACCGAGGCGCTCCGGGAGGCCGGCGTCGTGGCGGTGCGGTTTGCCTGCCCCGACCCCAACCCCCGGGCCGCCGGAGGCTCGTCGTGGCTCAGGTCGCAAGGAATCGAGGTCGAAGGAGGGATTTGTGAGCAGGAGGCAGCCCGCGAGAACACCGGTTGGCTGAGGGCGATGAGGCTGGGGAGGCCTTTTGTCACGCTCAAGGCGGCCTGCTCGCTGGATGGGAGGATCGCGACGGCTAGCGGGGAGAGCCAGTGGATTACGGGCCCTGCGGCGCGGCGAATGGGGCACCGGTTGCGGGCCGAGATGGGGGCTGTGCTGGTGGGCCGGAGGACCGCGGAGCTCGACCAGCCAAGGCTCACGGCGCGCATCAAGGGTGTTCACAACCAGCCTTTGCGGGTGCTTCTGGACCCAAAGGGGAAGGTCCCCGAGGATGCGCCGCTGTTTCGGGAGCCAGGCGAAGCCATTCGGTTCGTTGCCACGGGCAGCGCCAGGACCCCTTTTGACGTCGAGGCGCCTTTGCTGGACGGGAGCCTCGACCTACAGGCGCTCTTGGCGCACCTTTGGAACCGGGGTATCACGGGCCTGCTCGTGGAGGGGGGCGCAGTCACCGCCGGGTCATTCCTTAAGGCTGGGCTGGCCGACCGGATCGACCTCTTTGTGGCGCCGATCGTGCTTGGAGATGGCCCAAGCTGGGTCGAAGGACCCTCTGTGGACCGGCTTTCGGAGGCCCCTAGGTTTGACAGAACCTTCGCCCGCGATGTCGGCGGGGACCTTT
- the rpe gene encoding ribulose-phosphate 3-epimerase, with protein MKPEMAPSILSCDPGRLREAVAELIEGGADRIHFDVMDGQFVPPITFGADLVKSLRDLGQTVFEAHLMTHTPEAHFEAFIEAGCGSIIFHQEASSHSHRLLQGLKQRGVRAGIAINPGTPVEAVEPVLGLADLVLVMTVNPGWGGQKFIGSALEKVSQIRALCPEIDIEVDGGIGAETIRRAWEAGANVFVAGNFLVRSTSLAAGLEELRSRCA; from the coding sequence ATGAAGCCTGAGATGGCCCCTTCCATCCTGTCGTGCGATCCTGGGCGCTTGCGCGAGGCCGTGGCGGAGTTGATCGAGGGCGGGGCTGACCGGATTCACTTCGACGTCATGGACGGGCAGTTCGTGCCCCCGATCACGTTCGGCGCAGACCTCGTGAAGTCGCTTCGCGATCTTGGGCAGACGGTGTTTGAGGCTCATCTGATGACACACACCCCAGAGGCTCACTTTGAGGCGTTTATCGAAGCGGGCTGCGGCTCGATCATCTTCCATCAGGAGGCGTCCAGCCATTCCCACCGCCTGCTCCAGGGGCTCAAGCAGCGCGGGGTTCGGGCCGGAATCGCCATCAATCCGGGGACGCCCGTGGAGGCGGTCGAGCCGGTCCTCGGCCTGGCAGACCTCGTGCTGGTCATGACGGTGAACCCGGGTTGGGGCGGCCAGAAGTTCATCGGCTCCGCACTGGAGAAGGTGTCTCAGATCCGCGCTTTGTGCCCCGAGATCGACATCGAAGTGGACGGCGGAATAGGCGCTGAGACGATTCGGCGGGCGTGGGAGGCGGGCGCCAACGTGTTTGTCGCAGGCAACTTCCTGGTGCGTTCAACCTCGCTCGCGGCCGGACTCGAGGAGTTGCGCAGCCGATGCGCCTGA
- a CDS encoding PASTA domain-containing protein, whose amino-acid sequence MIGQSLRARYELVELLSEGAIFRSFRALDHVLNRDVCIRTFQSPFDKEAPFVEAVKAVVIKQNEAKHPGIERLIEVDDDENGPFLISEASPGALLTERIRKFAPFSVPVAVSTAVSIADALATLHRAGRVHGDLGSHHVMVTPEGGCRLIMGGVWEAYSSSQTAGVVVLPNMAPYLAPEISQGGQPSAASDVYALGVILFQLLSGRLPFIADQPMATILKHSQEEPPGVRSLNPSVPKALEECIKKALSKDPEQRYPDAESFLSDLRMVEDALRFGKSVPWPTGEKPEPREPVVPQLTGIKEESAKGKFFQRRDRDEEEFDEDDVPGDVPMWLRTATIFFVALVVFMIGGWMIFNLNRPRNVTVPNVRGLTLAQAEANLKKLNLKGRIMRREINDQAAGTVVDTDPSPGFAVYEGQSVGLVISQGSRFVETPDVRGLTPDKAREMLDSVGLSLGDPVEKTRDRSAEPGTVVSQVPEPRVRLERGSIVRVKVAGEEDERPTSDAENRRRYLYTIKIELTDIEDPVELRVDMTDSRRTRTIHRETHDPGDEITIEEEGYGPRADFRIFYDGELKKQVTKTAESGAYWEDTGGRNP is encoded by the coding sequence GTGATCGGGCAGTCTCTCAGGGCGCGCTACGAGCTGGTGGAACTCCTTTCCGAGGGCGCCATCTTCAGGAGCTTTCGAGCGCTCGACCATGTGCTGAACCGAGACGTCTGCATCCGCACGTTCCAGTCTCCGTTCGATAAGGAGGCGCCGTTCGTCGAGGCGGTCAAGGCCGTCGTCATCAAACAGAACGAGGCCAAACATCCTGGGATCGAGCGGCTGATCGAAGTGGATGACGACGAGAACGGCCCGTTCCTCATCTCTGAAGCCTCACCCGGCGCGCTTCTCACGGAGCGAATCCGCAAGTTCGCACCGTTTTCAGTTCCGGTAGCGGTCTCGACGGCCGTGTCTATCGCCGACGCTTTGGCGACCCTTCACAGGGCGGGGCGGGTCCACGGCGACCTGGGGTCGCACCACGTGATGGTCACCCCGGAGGGCGGCTGCAGGCTGATCATGGGAGGCGTTTGGGAGGCCTACTCCTCCAGCCAAACCGCGGGCGTGGTTGTGCTCCCGAACATGGCGCCCTACCTTGCGCCCGAGATCAGCCAGGGCGGGCAGCCGTCGGCAGCGTCGGACGTCTACGCGCTGGGAGTCATCCTCTTTCAGCTTTTGTCCGGCAGGCTTCCCTTCATCGCCGACCAGCCGATGGCGACCATCCTCAAGCACTCCCAGGAGGAACCGCCTGGCGTCCGGTCGCTGAATCCCAGCGTGCCCAAGGCACTCGAAGAGTGCATCAAGAAGGCGCTCTCCAAGGACCCTGAGCAGCGCTACCCGGACGCCGAAAGCTTCTTGAGCGATCTGCGGATGGTGGAGGACGCGCTGCGCTTCGGCAAGAGCGTTCCTTGGCCCACGGGTGAGAAGCCCGAGCCGCGCGAGCCCGTCGTGCCGCAGCTCACCGGAATCAAGGAAGAGTCGGCAAAGGGCAAGTTCTTCCAAAGGAGGGACCGGGACGAAGAGGAGTTTGACGAGGACGACGTGCCCGGCGACGTGCCGATGTGGCTGCGAACGGCGACCATCTTCTTCGTCGCGCTCGTCGTGTTCATGATCGGCGGCTGGATGATCTTTAACCTGAACCGCCCGCGAAACGTCACGGTCCCCAACGTGCGCGGGTTGACCCTGGCGCAAGCCGAGGCCAACCTGAAGAAGCTCAACCTGAAAGGGCGGATCATGCGCCGCGAGATCAACGACCAAGCTGCCGGAACCGTGGTGGACACCGATCCTTCGCCGGGCTTTGCGGTCTACGAGGGGCAGTCCGTTGGGCTCGTGATCAGCCAGGGGAGTCGGTTCGTCGAGACCCCGGACGTGCGCGGGCTGACCCCGGACAAAGCCAGGGAGATGCTCGATTCGGTGGGGCTGAGCCTGGGAGATCCGGTCGAAAAGACGCGCGACCGGTCCGCTGAGCCTGGCACCGTGGTTTCCCAGGTTCCCGAACCCAGGGTGCGGCTGGAGAGGGGCTCCATCGTGCGCGTGAAGGTTGCCGGAGAAGAGGACGAGAGGCCGACCTCGGACGCGGAAAACCGCAGGCGGTACCTCTACACCATCAAGATCGAGCTCACCGACATCGAAGACCCGGTCGAACTCCGGGTGGATATGACCGACAGCCGCCGCACGAGGACGATCCACCGTGAGACCCACGATCCTGGTGACGAGATCACGATCGAAGAGGAGGGCTACGGCCCGCGAGCGGACTTTCGGATCTTCTATGACGGGGAGCTTAAGAAGCAAGTGACGAAGACGGCCGAATCAGGCGCATACTGGGAGGACACGGGAGGCCGAAACCCATGA
- the aroB gene encoding 3-dehydroquinate synthase, translating into MQDLQIKHFRGRYSVHFCSAKQALAGLSESAFVITDENVRNAWSSLLEGFSKVLVLPPGEPTKSAESLQTLWDWLARSGADRASEVAALGGGVIGDLAGFAAATYMRGVPFIQVPTTLLAQVDSSVGGKVGIDLPSGKNLAGAFWPPKGVFIAQEFLTTLPERQFVNGLAEVWKTAFIMDAGLLEVLDRGVPSPDSPNLAEIVRRCVDDKRRVVEVDEEDRSGRRAILNFGHTVGHALEHATGYSDLLHGEAVAIGMVAEAAIGEALGVAENGAREAIEERLARCGLPTRHPILRDPEPLIEAMLRDKKTEQGSLAMALVTRLGECKLVNQIPKDVVSSVLSSC; encoded by the coding sequence ATGCAGGACCTTCAGATCAAGCACTTCCGGGGCCGGTACTCGGTCCATTTCTGCTCTGCTAAACAGGCTCTTGCTGGCCTCTCAGAATCTGCTTTCGTTATCACCGACGAGAACGTGCGAAATGCCTGGAGCAGCCTGCTTGAAGGCTTCTCAAAGGTGCTCGTGCTGCCCCCAGGGGAGCCCACCAAGAGCGCTGAGTCCCTTCAGACCCTCTGGGACTGGCTCGCCCGGTCGGGCGCCGACCGAGCGTCTGAGGTGGCCGCTCTTGGAGGCGGCGTTATCGGCGATCTGGCAGGGTTTGCCGCCGCCACCTACATGCGCGGCGTGCCGTTCATCCAGGTCCCCACGACGCTTTTGGCGCAGGTCGACTCGTCTGTGGGCGGAAAGGTCGGCATCGACTTGCCTTCTGGCAAGAATCTTGCCGGCGCGTTCTGGCCGCCGAAAGGGGTGTTCATCGCGCAGGAGTTCCTGACGACGCTTCCTGAGAGGCAGTTTGTGAACGGGCTCGCCGAGGTTTGGAAGACCGCGTTCATCATGGATGCCGGCCTGCTGGAGGTCCTCGATCGAGGCGTGCCGTCGCCAGACTCGCCCAACCTCGCGGAGATCGTGAGGCGGTGCGTGGACGACAAGCGCAGAGTCGTCGAGGTCGACGAGGAGGACCGATCCGGCCGGCGAGCTATCCTCAACTTCGGGCACACCGTCGGGCACGCTCTGGAGCACGCCACGGGCTACTCAGACCTCTTGCACGGCGAGGCGGTGGCCATCGGCATGGTGGCCGAGGCCGCAATCGGCGAGGCGCTGGGAGTGGCCGAAAACGGCGCGCGCGAGGCGATTGAGGAACGGCTCGCGCGATGCGGCCTGCCAACCCGTCATCCAATCCTCCGTGACCCTGAACCATTGATCGAGGCCATGCTTCGCGACAAGAAGACGGAGCAGGGGAGTCTCGCCATGGCGCTTGTCACACGGTTGGGAGAGTGTAAACTCGTCAATCAGATTCCAAAGGACGTGGTTTCGTCGGTGCTGTCCTCGTGCTAG
- a CDS encoding shikimate kinase, translated as MQPSSNEPISSCHSKARAWVLVGMMGAGKSTVGRQLAELSGRKFVDLDSLLQLRFGRPVHQIFSVYGEEAFRGHETSLLRSLEPEPIVLATGGGVVLREENWIEMRRLGLVLYLRTDVDTLKERLTQSKRRRPLLEVADWEARLAALVTQRSEFYERADGVLEIGERTLEETAQEAFALLTAMEGQT; from the coding sequence ATGCAGCCTTCTTCCAACGAGCCGATCTCCTCCTGCCACTCCAAAGCCCGAGCGTGGGTTCTGGTGGGGATGATGGGCGCAGGAAAATCCACGGTCGGCAGACAACTGGCAGAGCTCTCGGGCCGCAAATTCGTGGATCTGGACTCCCTCCTCCAACTGCGGTTCGGCAGGCCCGTCCACCAGATTTTCAGCGTGTATGGCGAGGAGGCGTTTCGGGGGCATGAGACGAGCCTGCTGCGCTCCCTGGAGCCCGAACCGATCGTGCTGGCCACCGGCGGCGGTGTGGTTCTGCGGGAAGAAAACTGGATCGAGATGCGACGTCTTGGGCTCGTCCTTTATCTCAGAACCGACGTGGACACGCTTAAGGAGCGCTTGACCCAGAGCAAGAGGCGCAGGCCGCTTCTTGAGGTCGCGGATTGGGAGGCGAGGCTAGCGGCGTTGGTGACCCAACGATCGGAGTTCTATGAGCGGGCTGACGGGGTCCTCGAAATCGGTGAAAGAACGCTCGAAGAGACCGCGCAGGAGGCCTTCGCGCTCCTAACGGCGATGGAGGGCCAAACCTGA
- the pilM gene encoding type IV pilus assembly protein PilM: MAKKLNSVVGIDIGSRSIKVAELKSQGKEVVVTALGMADTPEGAVDHTGIYNGDAVAGALKQALQQAGSSVAQAVVSIAGQASVLVRTLEVPRMSPAELKEHMQWEINRNIPFSESTVVSDFRPLTDEDPNSANMDVVMAISPQSAIDGLMACVKKAGRQLAAIDVEPLGLARSIDASYGEDWKGQTVCLVDIGHKTTSINIYKDGKLLMPRQVPIGGEMFTKAVADKMSIPTSDAEQSKAGADVGSLQPAGAAGTQQFQPYNPFSDEADAPPADAAAPDATAIAPASAGGAAAAMEEVLNEFVSEVRRSIDYYKSRGASVDRIAICGGGAQQKGLDAFLAKATDLPCDLFDPLKRIQVNAKKSPADLIENHRQEFAVAVGNGLYVFYD; the protein is encoded by the coding sequence ATGGCTAAAAAGCTCAATAGTGTAGTGGGAATTGACATCGGAAGTCGGTCGATCAAGGTCGCCGAATTGAAGAGTCAGGGAAAAGAGGTCGTGGTCACGGCGCTTGGAATGGCGGATACGCCTGAGGGTGCTGTCGACCATACCGGCATTTACAATGGAGATGCCGTTGCCGGCGCGCTCAAACAGGCGCTTCAGCAGGCCGGATCCAGCGTGGCCCAGGCCGTGGTCAGCATCGCAGGCCAGGCTTCGGTGCTCGTGCGCACGCTCGAAGTGCCCCGCATGAGCCCTGCAGAGCTCAAGGAGCACATGCAGTGGGAAATCAACCGCAACATCCCGTTCTCCGAGAGCACGGTGGTCAGCGATTTTAGGCCCCTAACCGACGAGGACCCCAATTCCGCGAATATGGACGTGGTGATGGCGATCAGCCCACAGTCCGCGATCGACGGGCTCATGGCCTGCGTCAAGAAGGCCGGGCGCCAGCTTGCGGCGATCGACGTGGAGCCCCTTGGCCTCGCGCGCTCGATCGACGCCAGCTATGGCGAGGATTGGAAGGGCCAGACGGTCTGCCTCGTGGATATCGGCCACAAGACGACCTCGATCAACATTTACAAGGACGGCAAGCTTCTGATGCCGCGCCAGGTGCCGATCGGCGGCGAGATGTTCACCAAGGCCGTTGCGGACAAGATGAGCATTCCCACGAGCGACGCCGAGCAATCGAAAGCCGGCGCGGACGTGGGCAGCCTTCAGCCCGCCGGAGCCGCCGGAACCCAGCAGTTTCAGCCCTACAACCCGTTCTCCGATGAGGCGGATGCGCCGCCCGCAGACGCTGCGGCGCCCGATGCCACGGCGATCGCGCCGGCGTCCGCCGGCGGAGCTGCTGCGGCGATGGAAGAGGTGCTCAACGAGTTCGTTTCTGAAGTCCGGCGTTCAATCGACTACTATAAGAGCCGGGGGGCCAGCGTCGACCGGATCGCGATCTGCGGCGGCGGCGCTCAGCAGAAGGGTCTCGACGCCTTTCTTGCGAAAGCGACCGACCTTCCCTGTGACCTCTTCGATCCGTTGAAGCGTATTCAAGTTAACGCCAAGAAGAGTCCGGCGGATCTCATCGAGAACCACCGGCAGGAATTTGCCGTGGCGGTTGGCAACGGCTTGTACGTGTTTTACGATTAG